In bacterium, the DNA window CGTCGGGGTTACAGGCTCAACCAGAAAAGGCCGGCTACAACCAGCTAATAGAATAACACTGCCGCCAATAATAAAAAGCCCTTTTAGAATTCTTTGGTCTCGGATAAATTTAACCATCCTTTTGCCCCCTTTGTTCTGGCGCGCTGATTCAGTCGGGCGCGGGTCATGCGCTCGCGCAGGCCGCCTTCCTCGACAAATGTCTTCTCAAGTTGCCTGAGTTGGCGATCAAGCAGGTAGGTGGTCACCTTGATCAGGCCGATAATCACATTGGCGGCAATAGCCGGATCATGATGCTCAACGCCTTTGCGAAAGGTATCGTAGTTGGCGTCAGGCTGCCGGTTCAGTTCGCGCAGCCGTTTCGTGTAAGGATGGTCGAGGCTCCATTCCTCAAGCCCGCGCCCGCGCAAGAAGTCGCGGTAGTCCTCTAACAGCTCTTCCAGGCTGGCGCGCGCCACGTTGGTGAGTTTGATTTCCGTTTCCTTGGAGGTTCCGGACGCCTGGCTACCCTCAAGGATGTTTTGTTTCCCAGAGCGCGCCGCCTGAACCATCTGGTCATACGTGCGGTCGCGTTTATTGAGGAACCGGGTGCAGAAGTGTATCGTGGCATCGTAGACGATTTGGGCTTTCTGGTAGGAAAGCAGTTTTTGGTAGCCGCCATGCGGGGGAATGAACCGTTCTGTCATGATAGCCTCCTGGAAAAAAGGACCTAAGGGACCTAAGGGACTCAAGGGACCTAAGGGACTCAAGGGACCTAAGGGACCTAAAGGGACAGAAGGACCAAAGGAACCAGAGGGGTCAAAGGAACCCAAGGGACCTAAGGGATCAAGGGATCAGAGGAACCCAAGGGACGGTCAGGGACAAGGCACAGCCGCCTTTCCCAAAAGAGCACCGCCTTTCAGTCGTTTCAGTCGTTTTGGGTCTTTTTGTCACTTCAGTCCTTTTGGTCCTTTTTGTCGTTTTGGGTCCTTTTTGTCATTTCAGTCCTTTAGGTCCTTTAGGTCCTTTTGGTCCTTTTTGTCGTTTGGGTCCTTTTTGTCATTTCAGTCCTTTAGGTCCTTTAGGTCCTTTTTGTCCTTTTGGTCCTTTTTGTCGTTTGGACCCTTTTTGTCCTTTCAGTCCTTTAGGTCCTTTAGGTCCTTTTTGTCCTTTTGGTCCTTTTTGTCGTTTGGGCCCTTTTTGTCCTTTCAGTCCTTTAGGTCCTTTAGGTCCTTTTTGTCCTTTTGGTCCTTTTTGTCCTTTTGGTCCTTTTTGTCCTTTTGGTCCTTTTTGTCGTTTTGGTCCTTTTTATTGATTCTCAGTATATTTTAAGAACATTATACTACTCTTTAAAGACAATTCCCCTGCTTACTTTCTGACAGGAGGCTGTTCCAGTCAGGACCATGGCTTCCTTTAACTGATTAGTATATTCCTTAATAATAAATTCCACTCCCAGGGACCCCTTGCCTACCGCCGCAATAGTGATGGGCCGTCCGACCAAAACGGCCTTTGCTCCCAGGGCCAGACATTTTAAGACGTCCAACCCACTTCTTATCCCCCCGTCAACCATAACGACTATCTTTTCTCCCACAGCCTCCACTATCTGAGGTAGGACGTCAACTGCTCCCGGCATATAATCAAGCACCCTGCCCCCATGATTGGAGACAATAATGGCCGCTGCCCCGGCTAAAACCGCCTTTTCCGCATCGGTTGCCGTCATTATACCTTTTAAGATAAAGGGGAGTTTAGTTGAGCTGATTAGTTCCCTTAATTCTTCCACGGTCTTGGGGCTAACCGGTTGCCCTTTGGCGGCCATGGTAACAAAGTGGGCGGCATCGACATCTATCCCTACCGCTACCGCCGAAGCTATTTCAGCCGCCCTGATCCTGGCCAATATCTGTTCCTGGTGAAGTCTGGGTTTATATATGGGTATCCCCCAACCACTAGCCGCTTGAACTACGGCCAGTTCCAATTGATAATGATCCGGACTGGCCCCATCGCCTACCATCCCAATTGTTCCCGCCAGACGGCACCCTTCCAGAACAGTGCGGGTGTATTCCTGGGGTTCAATGGCTCCCCCCATATTGGTTTGTGTTCCGGTAATAGGCGCCGCCAGAACAGGCGTATCCAGAGAAAGACCAAGCAGCTCCACCCTGGTGTCCGGAGAGGAAACATCGTGGATAGTAGTCACGTTGACCCTGTATTTGAGCAGGGCAGTCAGATTGGCCTTAAAGGAGCTGCCTGTGCCTACCCCGCCCATGCCCGGTACCTCTCCGGCACAAACCCGGCCATCACAGATAGTACAAACCTGACAGACCCGTTTAAATTTAGCCTGGGCAGCTTGTCTAATCTCCTTCCAGCTCAGAGTCGGCGGGGCGCCTATCTCGACCTTAATCAGTCCTATGGCTGTTTCAGCCGCGGCTACCGCTTCCTCCCTGGTATCAGCCACCGTAATTACATTTCCCACTTTACCCAGATTGGAAGTTAATTTTTTCAAGACATCGCCAGGTTCAACATTAATAACCACCTCAGCTACTTGAGGCAATTTCCTAGCCTCATCAACGCCGGTAATAGAGACCACCCGGCCGGAATGAGGAATGATGGCCCGCTCGGCTGAGACACGATTTGCGGTGGCCTTGACCGTGGGTTTCCCA includes these proteins:
- a CDS encoding four helix bundle suffix domain-containing protein; its protein translation is MTERFIPPHGGYQKLLSYQKAQIVYDATIHFCTRFLNKRDRTYDQMVQAARSGKQNILEGSQASGTSKETEIKLTNVARASLEELLEDYRDFLRGRGLEEWSLDHPYTKRLRELNRQPDANYDTFRKGVEHHDPAIAANVIIGLIKVTTYLLDRQLRQLEKTFVEEGGLRERMTRARLNQRARTKGAKGWLNLSETKEF
- a CDS encoding alpha-hydroxy-acid oxidizing protein; amino-acid sequence: MVKTLMIIGGGTMQIPVIRVAKEMGLQVIVTDYNPNALGFSMADVNIVMSTKDIEGSVRAAKEYTQTGRIDGVITVGTDASMTVAAVANTLELPGIRFEVAERATNKIKMRHCFAQNKVPSPRFYEAWTIRDAYKAAKELGFPLVIKPSDNMGARGVVKVESQDEIRKAFQEAKAVSPSGEIVLEEFMPGDELSIDALVYEGQVIFAGIADRIIDFPPYFVELGHTLPSAQPKEVQEAACSCMEAGIRALGIDQGAAKGDIKLTSEGPKIVELAARLSGGFMSGYTLPLATGMNVIQGAIEIALGGKPTVKATANRVSAERAIIPHSGRVVSITGVDEARKLPQVAEVVINVEPGDVLKKLTSNLGKVGNVITVADTREEAVAAAETAIGLIKVEIGAPPTLSWKEIRQAAQAKFKRVCQVCTICDGRVCAGEVPGMGGVGTGSSFKANLTALLKYRVNVTTIHDVSSPDTRVELLGLSLDTPVLAAPITGTQTNMGGAIEPQEYTRTVLEGCRLAGTIGMVGDGASPDHYQLELAVVQAASGWGIPIYKPRLHQEQILARIRAAEIASAVAVGIDVDAAHFVTMAAKGQPVSPKTVEELRELISSTKLPFILKGIMTATDAEKAVLAGAAAIIVSNHGGRVLDYMPGAVDVLPQIVEAVGEKIVVMVDGGIRSGLDVLKCLALGAKAVLVGRPITIAAVGKGSLGVEFIIKEYTNQLKEAMVLTGTASCQKVSRGIVFKE